The genomic window CCTCTGATTTTCATCGGAAAATCCCGAAGACCCTGATCGCCAGTGACGACCAGACACCTGTCCAGTGACATATCATCACGCTCGGTACGCATCATCTGCGCATCGCTATAGACAGAACCATCAACAGCGGCAGAAAGCTCCAGTTCAGAATCTGGTCGGACCTCGATCTCGAATTGCCCATCAACATTCGTCGTGGCTTTGGAACTCCCGACATAGTCTTTCCCGTGTGCTGTCACCTCCGCGTATTTAACTGGCTTCCCCTGCTGGTCCTGGACGCATCCCCTCATGGTTATTGACTTATACAGCACATCCGCATTCCACGTCGAAAAATGTCCCACACTCCCCGTATAGGCCCACTTGCCATCTGCGGTCCTCTCCAGCATTGCTGTGCCTTCTTCAACCCAATAACCCGTCGCATCCGACCAGTAGTACAACGGGATTGTTTTGGGAGAATCTTCAGGTCGTCGTCCCGATGCCAGAGGTATCGAGATACGCGCCTGTTTTCCGCTGGCAAGATTCAGCCGATTGCCATTTGCACCTGTAAATTCCACATTTATCGCACCAAAGGACTCAATAGGCTCAGCCTCTCCTGTATCCGCATTCCACTGTTCCAGATCGCCTGGCATCACCGAGGGATCTTTCGATACATCCAGCACAGTGACCCTCGCAGTCGCCAGTCCGGACGCAGCACCTCCGCTTTCCGTCACCAGAACATTGGCAGACAGCGAGACAACTGTTTGACCATCCACCTGTATCGCGGCATTGTTTTCTGGCTGGAATGGCTGTGTCACCTGGACCGGCACCAAGGCCAGGTCAGCCGTTCTTCTCGACCCATCAGATACATCAACGATAATCGACTGGGGCGCGAAGCCTGCGGCAATTGCAGTGACGGTCAACCTGCCCGGATTGACCCGCACCTGAACAGTATATTTGCCATTCCTGTTCGTTTTGGCGGCACCCACCGTTTGGGAAAGATTGCCCTGGTATTGGCGAACGGTAATGGTGCCGCCAGAGATACCCCTGTACGTCGAATGGTTCTTGACAGTTCCGGACAGGGTAATACCCAGTTGCCCATATTTTGCGATTGTCACAACCACATCATCGGTTGCAGTTGCATCGTTGTCGTCTGTGACAGTCAAACGAAACGTCAGGACAACGGACCCCTTGACTACTTGAAGTGCGACAAAGGATGTAGATGCCTGATTCGCATTCGACAGCAACACGGAAGGGCCATCCACCTGTTCCCATCGATAGGTTTCAATCGTGCCATCCGAATCCGATGCACTGCCGCGGAGCGTTACTTTGTCACCCGCATCAACCGTCTGATCGGGACCGGCTTGTACATTGGGCGGCTGGTTTGGCTTACAGCCCGCTAACAGGCCCACTGTCACGAGCAACAGGAACATGCCCAATTTTTTGTGTATCATTTCCCCAGCAAACTCCTGTGAAATAAAGTAAGGGGTATGC from Gemmatimonadota bacterium includes these protein-coding regions:
- a CDS encoding SUMF1/EgtB/PvdO family nonheme iron enzyme, translating into MIHKKLGMFLLLVTVGLLAGCKPNQPPNVQAGPDQTVDAGDKVTLRGSASDSDGTIETYRWEQVDGPSVLLSNANQASTSFVALQVVKGSVVLTFRLTVTDDNDATATDDVVVTIAKYGQLGITLSGTVKNHSTYRGISGGTITVRQYQGNLSQTVGAAKTNRNGKYTVQVRVNPGRLTVTAIAAGFAPQSIIVDVSDGSRRTADLALVPVQVTQPFQPENNAAIQVDGQTVVSLSANVLVTESGGAASGLATARVTVLDVSKDPSVMPGDLEQWNADTGEAEPIESFGAINVEFTGANGNRLNLASGKQARISIPLASGRRPEDSPKTIPLYYWSDATGYWVEEGTAMLERTADGKWAYTGSVGHFSTWNADVLYKSITMRGCVQDQQGKPVKYAEVTAHGKDYVGSSKATTNVDGQFEIEVRPDSELELSAAVDGSVYSDAQMMRTERDDMSLDRCLVVTGDQGLRDFPMKIRGTTGSLEICVRDHECEDGDEISVDVEGRTIFSGEIVNEWDCQTIEVRGRESYVVELTALNGTGYKGDCSYIDENTGEIRVTGENIETQVWRHRGGAGSKARIIVETVKQRFPMPEMVVIPAGSFLMGSPDPAGVGFSNARPLHSVRIASFEMSKYEITFEEYDAFTDATGRERAYDPGWGRGRRPVINVSWEDAVAYTQWLSSQTGENYRLPSEAEWEYAARAGSTTRYSWGNDIGVNRANCEDCGSQWDGKQTAPVGSFRANRWGLHDMHGNVWEWVQDCWHWDYKGAPADGSAWFESEAGDCGTRRGLFGIVEAKTGRVLRGGSWDIGSKYFLWSEYRENSDSTVIGGRNGIGFRVVRSF